In the Chromobacterium sp. ATCC 53434 genome, GGTCGGCGATCACTTCCAGATAGGTCACCAGCGTGCGCAGCTTGGCGGTAGAGCCCAAATCCAGCTTGGTGCCCTCGTTGATGTCGAAGGGCTGGTCGAAGTTGTCGGCCTGCACTCTGACCTTGTTGCCGTTCGGCGTGCGCTCGATCAGCGTGAAGCTGTAGGTGACGCCGCCGGGCGAGCCCTGCTGCAACAGGAATTTGTCGCCCAGCCCGACCGACTTGGCGTAGTCCGGGTCGCGCAGCTTCAGCAGCTGGTCGGTGACGCTCTGCTGCAGCCCGGAGTCCAGCGTGCTGTTGACGGTCAGGTCGAGGTGGTCCAGATCATACATCCGGGACACGCCGAGCATGCCCGCGAGCTTGACCCGCACCGCGTTGGCGCCCTTGCGCTCGACCAGCGACTTGGGCGTCAGGCTGGCGCGCTCCCGCTGCTGACGCAGCGAAACCTGCAGCGCGGCGTCGCGCAGTTCCGGCGTGATCACCTTGTCGCGCGCCATCAGGCGCAGATAGGAGTCGGTCAGTTCCTCCAGCACCTTCATGTCGCCGTTCAGATAGAACGACGGACTGCGCTGCGAAATCATCAGGCTGAACGCCTCCTTGAACACCGTGGCCTGTTCCTGCACCGACTGCGGACGCGTGCTGGCCAGCGTGTCGTTGACCTCCTTGAACGAGCGGCCGTACCACGCCCACATGCCGTCGCCGATGCCGGAAATCTCGCCGAAGCCGGCGCGCGCCGCCAGCGGCACGGTGTTCAGGTAGGCGACCACCAGTTGCCGCCGCGAACCGGTGGTGTCCTCGCCGTTCTGGTAGGCGCGCACCGAGGCCGACAGCATCTGGCGCAGCTTCTCCTTCGGCGAGCCGGTGCGGCCGCCCGGCGAATGGCGGAATTTCTCGATCTGCGTCGCCAGCGTGCTGGCGCCGGCGGAATGGTAGCCCGGCCGGAACAGGTGCAGGCCTTCGTCGACCAGCGCCTTGCCGAAACGCGACCATTCCACCGCCGGATTCAGCTGCGGATTGCTGTCGTCGAGCAGGGTGTGGTTTTCGATGTACAACAGGCCGGACACCAGCAGGCGCGGCAGCGAGTCGAAATCGGGATAGATGCGCTGTGGATACGGCGTCTGGTAGATCGCGCGGCCATAGCCGTCGTAAAGCCGCAGACCGCCCTGGTCCTTCTCCTTGTAGGGCAGGAACAGACCCAGCGGCAGCAGCGGACCGGTGACGCCGCTGTCGGCCAGCTTGATCAGCTCCGGCGACTGCCGCGCCTGCTCCGACACCGCGAAGCCGCGCTGCTGCAGCCGCGCCAGGTAGCCTGGCAGGCTGGAGTAACCCAGCCGCTGATCGTAGGGGCCGCCGGCAACGGGAAAGCGCATGTCCCGGCTCTTGCCCGGCTCCACCTTGAACGTCGCGTGGCGGCTGGCATGGCTGAAGAACAATGCTTGGAAGCGCGAAGTGTGGACTTCGTTGAGGAATAGCGATACGGCCAGCCCGCACAGCGCGAGGAACAAGCCGGCCAGCGCCCACCATGTGGCGGACGAGGACGGCTTGCCTTTGCCCAATCCGAGTTTGGCTTCCGGAGTATCTATCATGATCTGTCGGCCCCGGAGGGGCGCCCCCCTGCTGCATGAACTGGAGAAAACCGCTTGCTGCACCGGATCGCACTGCCAGGCCGTCAGGATCGCCTGAGGCTCTCCTCAATATCGGACAGCCGGCACGCTTTAGAAAGGTGGGAAAAGCTTGTTAAAGAATGTTCGGTGTTTTCACCAGTCCCACCGCCGTCAAGCAAGCAAGGCGGCGGCCTGGCCGGAGGCCTGCGCGGCCAGTTTCAGCGCCTTGGCGACGAATTCTATCGAGTTCGCGGTCTGGGCCAGCCGCCGCTCGGCGTCGTCGGCGGCCGAGCAGGCGGACTGCAGCGTCGCCACCGCATCGGCATACTGGCTGGTGGTCTGGTCCAGGCTGCGGGCGATGGCGGCCATCGCCTGCCCGCTCAGCTCGCTCTGCAAGTCTTGGAAACGGCGGCTGTCGTCGCCGGTGGTCGCCACCATCAGATCGTTCATCCGCGAGGCCAGACCAGTCAGGCTTTCAGCCAGGTCGTGATTGTCCATTCCGTCCTCCTATTGGCCGGGCAGCGCGCGGTAGAAGCCCCGCAGACGCCGGGCCTCGGCGATGAAGTCGCGCAGCCGCTCCAGCCGCTCGCCCGGATCGTCCAGGCTGCGGCGCAATTGGCGGTGCGTGTCGGGAAACGCCTGCAAGGCTCGGTCGGCGGAGCCCAGCGCCTGGTCCAGCCTGTCGTATTGCGCCAGCTGCCCGGCCGCCCCCTGGTCGAACTGGTAGCGCGCCCAGCTGCCGTATCGCGGCCGCACGCCGTCGGCGTCGACAAAGCCCAGATAGCGCAGCTTGATGTTCTGCAGATACAGCCTCAATTCCGGCAGCGCCTGCCGCATCTCCTCGGCCAGCCTGTCCAGTCCCGGCTGGGCCCTATCCATGGTCCGGCGCAGGCCGTCCTTGCGCGCGCTGGCCAGCAGCGCCTGGCCATAGGCGTCGACGGCGGTGGACAGACCGTTGGCGGTGGCGGCGCTGATCCCGCTGCCCTGCAACGACCGCAGGCTGGCGGCCAGATCCTGCGCCGAATGGTCGACGTCGGCGGCGTTGCCGGCGCCGGCCAGCTTGGCCAGCGCATCGGCGTAGCGGCACAACATGTCGAGCGAGGCGCGCAGCCGGCCCAGCGGCGTCGCCAGATCGTACGACTCGCCCTGGGCGTTGAGCAGCGGGAAGCCTTCGCGGCCTATCTTGCGGTCCGGCGCCGTCAGCACCGCGCTGTCGCGGGCGTCCCGCTCCAGCGCGTCGAAGCTGGCATCGGCGCCGGACTCCACCTGGCGCGCCGCTTCGCTCCACGCCGAAAACTTGCCGGCGTCGACGCTGCCGCAGCCGGCCGGCAGCAGGCAGGCGGCCAGCAGCGCGATGCGGACATAAATAGGTGACTGGCGATGCATACGGCCTCCCCGGCTGCGCCTGCGCTCGAAATCGCTTCCTCATGCTTTACAGATATAGGCCGCCGTCATGACAATTCAACAGAATTGCAAACCGCGGCGTCGCGCCGCGGCGCCAAGCGCCCGCTCAATGGCGTGAACAGGCTCCTGGAATGGGACGCCGCCGATCCGGATCCGTGAATCGGCGGCGGACGCGGCCGGGGAGCGCCGCGTCAGCGTTTCGCTTCGCCGCCGCGCCGCCAGCGCTGGTGGCGCCGCGCCAACGCCCGTTCCAGTCCCAGCGCCAGCAGCCAGGCCGCGCCGGAGGTCAGCGCGATCAGCGTCGCCATCGCCGCCGCCGCCGCGGTGTCGCCGGCATCGTCCATCGTCACGATGGCCACCGCCGCCAGGCCCTTGCCCGGGCTGATGATGAAGATCAGCGCCGACAGCGTGGTCATCGCCGACACGAAGAGGAAGCGCGCGACGTCCAGCAGGGCCGGCAGGCAGACCGGCAGCGTCACCCGACGCAGCGTGGTCCAGAACGGCACCTTCAGCGAGGCCGCCACCGCCTCGAACTCGCCGTCCAGCTGGCCCAGCGACGCGGCGACGGTCAGGTGCGCCGTGGTGTAGAAGTGGGCGATGGTGCAGGCCACCATCAGCGCCATGCCGCCATACAGCGCGTTCAGCGGATTGGCCGGATGATTGAAGAAAAACACATAGCCCAGGCCCAGCACCAGGCCCGGCACCGCCATCGGCAGCATCGCCAGGAAACGCAGCAACGCGCGGCCCAGCGGCGCCGCCTTCAGCTTGTCGCAGGCATAGGCGCCGAGAAAGACCAGCGCGCTGCCGATCACCGCGGTCGCAGCCGCCATGCCCAGGCTGTTGAAATAAGAACCCCAGCCGCCGCCGTCGACATCGTCGAAGCGGTAGTGCGCCAGCGTGAACGACAGATCGTACGGCCAGTACTGGATGAAGGAGGCGGCCACGCCCATGCCCAGCAGCGCCAACAGCGGCAGCGAGATCAGCGCCAGCAGCGCGGTGGCCGCCGCGTCGCGCCGCCAGTCCGGCGCCGGCACATACCACACCGCCCTGGCGGTCAGCGCCGCCTGCTGGCGCCGGGCCATCGCGCGCTCGATGAAGAAGGACAGCACCGCTGGCAGCAACAGCATCAGCCCTACCACCCCGCCGCGCGGGAAGTTCTGCTGCCCCACCACCTGCTTGTACGCCTCCACCGCCAGCACATTGCAATCGCCGCCGACCACCTTGGGCACGCCGAAATCGGTGATCACCACGGTGAACACCACCAGCGCCGACGACACCAGGCCGTAACGCGCCCCCGGCAGCGTGACGGTCAGGAACTGGCGCAAGGGACCGGCGCCCAGCGTCCTGGCCGCCTCGTACAGGCGGGCGTCGGCGGCCGACAGCGCCACCGACAGTATCATCAGCGCGTACGGGAAGGTGTAGAAGGCCTCGCCCAGCGCCACGCCCCAGAAGCCGTAGACGCTGCCGCCGTGCAGCCAGTCCTTCAGCAGGCCCTGATTGCCGAACAGATAGACCAGCGAGATCGCCGGCATCAGCGACGGCGCCAGCAGCGGCGCCAGCGCGATCTGGCGAAACAGGCCGCGCCCCCAGGCCCGGCTGCGGCGCAGCGCCCAGGCGAAGGCGAAGGCCAGCGGCACCACCAGCGCCGACACCGTCGTCGCCAGCAGCAGGCTGTTGCCTGCCGCGCGCATCAGACCGGGGGAATCCAGCACCGAGGCGAAGTTGGCGAGGCCGGCGAAGTCGCCGTCCGTCGTCAACACCGACTTGCCCAGGATGGACAGCAAGGGCAGGCCCAACGCCAGCGCCAACGCGGCCACCAGCGTCCACACCAGCGCCGTCGCCGCCGATG is a window encoding:
- a CDS encoding putative 2-aminoethylphosphonate ABC transporter permease subunit, which translates into the protein MLSLAWKMARSANRESSAATALVWTLVAALALALGLPLLSILGKSVLTTDGDFAGLANFASVLDSPGLMRAAGNSLLLATTVSALVVPLAFAFAWALRRSRAWGRGLFRQIALAPLLAPSLMPAISLVYLFGNQGLLKDWLHGGSVYGFWGVALGEAFYTFPYALMILSVALSAADARLYEAARTLGAGPLRQFLTVTLPGARYGLVSSALVVFTVVITDFGVPKVVGGDCNVLAVEAYKQVVGQQNFPRGGVVGLMLLLPAVLSFFIERAMARRQQAALTARAVWYVPAPDWRRDAAATALLALISLPLLALLGMGVAASFIQYWPYDLSFTLAHYRFDDVDGGGWGSYFNSLGMAAATAVIGSALVFLGAYACDKLKAAPLGRALLRFLAMLPMAVPGLVLGLGYVFFFNHPANPLNALYGGMALMVACTIAHFYTTAHLTVAASLGQLDGEFEAVAASLKVPFWTTLRRVTLPVCLPALLDVARFLFVSAMTTLSALIFIISPGKGLAAVAIVTMDDAGDTAAAAAMATLIALTSGAAWLLALGLERALARRHQRWRRGGEAKR